A DNA window from Ranitomeya imitator isolate aRanImi1 chromosome 2, aRanImi1.pri, whole genome shotgun sequence contains the following coding sequences:
- the LOC138663711 gene encoding oocyte zinc finger protein XlCOF8.4-like, producing MDMDKYKMVERLLQLTTEILFRLTGEDYTVLKKTSNEHCQDPVFEGWGRPLSPIKGPPPHPRLHEDINDQKILELIYKMIELLTGEVPIRCQDVAVYFSMEEWEYLEGHKDLYKDVMIEVPQPLTSPVLHSNMTTPERCPLLSQDCKQEDPNVPQDHQGEYLTHINTIEAYVRGDEQCKEEIPTYDYPDYCTRRSEVQLTSSIFKSDILEIPQDTIVMNAITPDKPPYLHCKHLSSDPWKQIMSPDSLPITKENQSHKISIKKQIAIKAKKPFSRSDYGNSFPFKTPFLEHKTIPTAENRFSCYKCGRCFIHKSDLVRHVRIHTGEKPFSCSECGKCFNQKSILVGHQRTHTGEKPFSCSECGKCFNQKSILVSHQRTHTGEKPFSCLECGRCFADKSSLVSHQRTHTGEKPFLCSECGKCFAHKSSLVTHMRTHRREKPFSGSECEKSVFGDCNTACGRPTDTGQGEVRRV from the exons ATGGACATGGACAAGTACAAAATGGTGGAGAGGCTCTTACAACTCACcacagagatcctcttccggcttactggagag gattacacagtcctGAAGAAGACCTCTAATGagcactgtcaggaccctgtgtttgagggatggggaagaccccttagCCCAATCAAGGGGCCCCCACCTCACCCCCggttacatgaggacatcaatgaccagaagatcctagaactcatctacaagatgattgagctgctgactggagag gttcctataaggtgtcaggatgttgccgtctatttctccatggaggagtgggagtatttagaaggacacaaagatctgtacaaggacgtcatgattgaggttccccagcccctcacatcaccag ttttaCACAGTAAcatgacaacaccagagagatgtcctctactttcacaggactgtaaacaagaagatcccaatgttcctcaggatcatcag ggtgaatatctgacccatattaatacaatagaggcatatgtgaggggtgatgagcagtgtaaagaggagattcctacatatgactacccag attactgtaccaggagatcggaggtacagctgacatcttcaatttttaaatcagatattcttgagatcccacaggatacaattgtaatgaatgccattactccagataaacCACCATACCTTCACTGCAAACACCTATCATCTGATCCTTGGAAACAGATCATGTCTCCTGATTCATTACCGATCacaaaggaaaatcaaagtcacaaaataagcattaaaaaacaaattgcTATTAAAGCAAAGAAGCCGTTTTCACGTTCAGATTATGGAAATAGTTTTCCCTTCAAAACACCTTTTCTTGAACATAAAACAATTCCCACAGCggagaatagattttcttgttacaagtgtgggagatgttttattcacaaatcagatcttgttaggcatgtgagaattcacacaggagagaagcctttttcatgttcagaatgtgggaaatgttttaaccagaaatcgatTCTTGTTggtcatcagagaactcacacgggggagaagcctttttcatgttcagaatgtgggaaatgttttaaccagaaatcgatTCTTGTTagtcatcagagaactcacacaggggagaagcctttttcatgtttagaatgtgggagatgttttgcagataaatcatCTCTTGTttcacaccagagaactcacacaggggagaagccttttttatgttcagaatgtgggaaatgttttgcacataaatcaTCTCTTGTTACACACATGAGAACTCACAGAAGGGAGAAGCCCTTTTcaggttcagaatgtgagaaatctgtgtttggagactgtaatacGGCGTGCGGTCGCCCCacggatactggacaaggagaggtccgACGTGTTTAG